The genomic region aaaaataatattatgcTCATCCAAATGATTCAACAGTCTTTCATAAACAAGTTTTTCCAAAACTTTTGCTATTACAGGTAAAATTGAAATTGATCTATAATTGCAAAAGAAGGCtgatttttgctgtttttaattcatcaGGAACAACACCTTTTTGTAATGAGAGCTATTATATAAGTATGAGTTAACGGCAGTagataaatacaataataacaGAATTAAATCCTGAATGGATTTAAAGTAGACTACCAGAAATGTGatccagcattttttttttttacatcattagAGATTATTTATCTACCAAATTTGTGTGTTCATTTCATGTCAGCTTTGTATGAGAGTCTACTGTGTTTTGCTGTAATTTATGGTTGTGCTACTTTCCTCTGCTCTCTATGGTTCACTGCAGGCAGAGCTGagccctctgtgtgtttgtctctccaGTGTGTGCAACACAGGAGAGACAGTGAAACAGGTGAAGTTGACAACTACACTTGTTGGATGGACAGATAATGGGGGGGTGTGGCCACATACCACCAATTTATTCattgaattaaaatgtgctGTATTGAGATGGGTATCATTATTGGGATATAAAATTACctatattgtgatatgagattTTTGGTCATAGCACTGTGCTGTATGTCACAGAAATGCTGTTATTAATATCATTAGTGCAAGGACTGAGGTTTgataatatttcattaaatcaGAATCCAGTATTGAATCTAAGTCCTTTCATATCTTTTATCAAATTTAATTAGGTTAAGCtttgaatggtaaatggactgtacaatatagcacttttctagtcttctgaaGTGCTTTACACTATAAGTAACATTCTGCTGCGGACAGTCCTGAGGAGTTAtaacatgattaaaaatgtctttgaacaatatttaacacatattcTTGAGATTACATTGATCCAGTTTCCATACTTTCAACAATTAAAGTCCTGCTGAGTTTAGCTGTTACTCCATGACTgaacaaaattattttaaagagaACCAAAGCTGTAATTACaagataaacaaaaataaaattgcaAGAAATGAacagtgttcattttttccactgttAAATTAACAGTAGCGGATTTGGATACACCCTAAATGCACTTCCATCACATGTGTCAGACCATGTGCTGTAGAGAGAAATGGGGACTGAAGGCTTCTGTGTCATGATGGCACATGGTTGAACACAGCTGCTGATGTTTTCTGATGTTCTTATTTTTAGATGGGATTCCTGGAGATCACCTCATAGTTCCAGTGTCAGGCCACAACATACCCAGCCCCATGCACCTCAGACTGGGGCAGAAAGAGATGGTGTGGAGAGGTGAGTTTGTGGACAAGGAGGAGGATGGGATGGGCATGATTGAGGCAATAGGTGAGGAAGATGACAACAATCTGGATGCAGAGGGTGAATTTGAGGTTTGGGATaacaatgaagaagaagaagcggaGGTGGAAGGGGACCATGCAGAAGTGGTGTGGGACATCCCAGACTTTCCCTCCCAGTCCACCCAGCAccttcattcacaaaaacaccaaTATTATGGACCACTGCCAAAGGCAGAAGAAGGTGATGATGTCTCTGTAGAGGATACTGTCTCTCAGTCTGTAACAGGGGACTTGTTCAGGTCCCATTTCAGCAGATACAGGGTTCTGAGGAGGCTCAGGCGCTGGCAACGTTTGCGTTCCCATGGAGGCCATGGATTTCGGCTCACCCAACACTGGAAGAGCTGGCGGCAGCGGGCCCAGTGGGTCTGCTCCCTTGGGCACCGTTGGAGCCTGAGAGGGCAAAGGTACAGTCTATATGGGAAGCAGAGGAGGATAAGAAGGTATCGGCAAGCCCCATACCCTGATGGAGAAAATGACAGCACTGAAGAGAGAGTCACAGAGTCTGAGAGAGGTACTGGCATACACTACACTTATATCTAAGGAAGGCTAATTGATGTAGACAGAATGTGTTGAAATGGAACAGTAGGGTTTAGAGCTTAAGGGATTTGGTTGgcaatattgtatttttttcttgttctcagTAAATCCTatgaaaagactaaaaccaaccacaaataaaatggtaaacctcccattcatttgaatgtgtgCTCTGCTCACAGAGCTCAGAAAAAACACAGGAGCCATCTGGTGAAAAATTGAACCAGGCTTCACATCTGCTGAAATGCAGTCTGGCCAATTGGCCAATTACATACATGCAATTGCACATACCTGTGGGTCATTCCGTGTGAAATCAGCAGAGGCCTCCCAGCAGGCTAGGACTCCCTTTGAAACCCCTATATctcagaaaataaataacattcaaGTTCAAAGTTTTGCACACTAAATTTTGTGTATGTGataatatacatatttacatacatatacaatTTTTCTTAGTGAGGTACTTTAATTGTTAGTCTGGATAGGGCCAGTAGGGActgaccgatactggatttttgggtgATGATACCGATAGTAGCCCATAATCTTGTTATAAACAGAATgtatacatgaacacacactttttttgcaATAAGCCCTCAAatttttgaattgaattttgaattaattttattactacatttaaaaacaaaacatttcataaaaagGCTGTCTGTACAACTGCATATCAGACAAATACACTGAtacaatatatctgtgataggccaataaaatgttttaccctcatcaaaacaatgacaaaatctAAGAATCTGCATTaggtaaaatgtattaatttctcttcttttctttggcAGATAAACAGACAAATGGTTGCTCTCCAGAGAggcaggaggaaagagggagacgGGGACTGGAGGATAAACCAGTGGAGCTGGCTCTTACTGAGGAACACATGAATTGTGTGACAGGTATGGGTCAGAGACTGAGGATATTTGCTTACAATCATAGTcgatgcatttttttttttttttggtaaagatTTTGTTGCCACAATGGCAATAATGTTATATAACAATGGTTCCCAAACTTAATGAAATCAAGTGATAGAAATCTGAGTCactcaaaataaaagcctaCAGATGCTGTGCAGATAAATATTaaacttgaaatgaaaatgaacacagtTAAATATGGTaacatgttaaatgtgttattaatttTCTTCTCTTAGAACTAGCTTATGTTTCTGGTATATGaggcaaaacaaaaaatcctATTTTAATGAGATGTGTACTTGCTGTTCATGTGAAGAGGGAGAGCACAACCTGCAGGTGATTCCACTGACAGACGTTTCTTTCCTTGTTTTCATGTATACCAGCAATGAGAGAGCTACATCACACATATGACTTTGGGACAATGATGAATATCCATCTTCCACTAGCAGCCAAAACCTCTCATCTCTTAAGCTGTTAGCCAAGTAGCCTTCAGTTACATTAGGCTTTTGTTGGTGGGCTATAATTCTGTGTTGAGAGCTGAGATTTATTAGCATTTTTAGCCTTCTTTggcttattttcttctttcttcctgagTGTCGAGttcctgaaaaaaaatgttatgttaCTATAACAACAAGCAACTATGTCATGACATAAGCTGCAGCATTTTAAAATTCTTATATGTTTGAAAACGTAACATAAAACTGTCACCAGTGTTTTAAACgtgatgaaatgttaaaaaaaaaaaagcacaataaatcAACAGTATGATTAATCTTGCTGCACTCTTGGCCCATCCTTATGCCACCCCATGGTGCTGTAGGACCAACTGTGAGAATCATAGAAGCTTTTTGTCTTAGCTAGATGCTTAAGttacacacaaaatataaagaAGTTACAATTAAAAAGGTGGCCTTCTTGAGTGGATACCATTATATGCTTGTCCAGCTTCTGAAAACGATGATTTATATTCAATgccttatttttttctcttttctccagGTATTCTTGAGGAGTCTCTACAGCAGTATGGCAGTTTGATTCCCATCCATGTTGATGACCTTGTGGAAAAGCTTCAGGAGATCTTCAATGAGAGCTTCTCACAGCCAcacaggtcagacacacactttAGTTTatagcagtggttctcaaacttcTTTACGTCAAGGACCCGATACAAATT from Scomber japonicus isolate fScoJap1 chromosome 22, fScoJap1.pri, whole genome shotgun sequence harbors:
- the senp3b gene encoding sentrin-specific protease 3b codes for the protein MRDSGGSLAQNRWQGDLGLTAVGQDDTVGDGIPGDHLIVPVSGHNIPSPMHLRLGQKEMVWRGEFVDKEEDGMGMIEAIGEEDDNNLDAEGEFEVWDNNEEEEAEVEGDHAEVVWDIPDFPSQSTQHLHSQKHQYYGPLPKAEEGDDVSVEDTVSQSVTGDLFRSHFSRYRVLRRLRRWQRLRSHGGHGFRLTQHWKSWRQRAQWVCSLGHRWSLRGQRYSLYGKQRRIRRYRQAPYPDGENDSTEERVTESERDKQTNGCSPERQEERGRRGLEDKPVELALTEEHMNCVTGILEESLQQYGSLIPIHVDDLVEKLQEIFNESFSQPHRKAVVHHLIQSFQRSSGSALAKTFRVNYKRHVLTMDDLGTLYGQNWLNDQVMNMYGDLVMDSVPEKVHFFNSFFYDKLRTKGYEGVKRWTKNVDIFQKDLLLIPIHLEVHWSLVSVDISRRAITYFDSQRTLNRRCPKHIFKYLQAEAIKKDQQDFLMGWKGFFKMNVGRQNNDSDCGAFVLQYCKCLALGQPFSFGQQDMPRLRRQMYKELCHCKLSL